A genomic stretch from Komagataeibacter xylinus includes:
- a CDS encoding VacJ family lipoprotein, with translation MMLGLLGLASCAAPPPTDPDALAEYKEANDRYEKLNRKAFGLTMWANKYTLRPVAKAYIWAVPRPLRNAFGGLYQTMNEPVVFFNDVGAGKPRRAGDAFVRWCINMTAGIGGLIDVANYAGYKHHDNDAGLTLATWGVASGPYLFLPVLGPSSFRDGIGYGIDVGLSPWNYVPRGYGLLTFNWAYNIMGTINGMATNVDALDQVMKDSLDPYATIRSAYQQQRKAMAEAIKNDHRATVPDWYHTK, from the coding sequence GTGATGCTGGGCCTGCTGGGGCTTGCCTCATGCGCGGCCCCCCCGCCCACCGACCCGGACGCTTTGGCTGAATACAAGGAAGCCAACGACCGCTACGAAAAGCTGAACCGCAAGGCCTTCGGCCTGACCATGTGGGCCAACAAATACACCCTGCGCCCGGTGGCCAAGGCCTATATCTGGGCCGTGCCGCGCCCGCTGCGCAATGCGTTTGGCGGCCTGTACCAGACCATGAACGAGCCGGTGGTGTTCTTCAACGACGTGGGCGCAGGCAAGCCCCGCCGCGCGGGTGACGCCTTCGTGCGCTGGTGCATCAACATGACCGCAGGCATTGGCGGGCTGATCGATGTGGCGAACTACGCAGGCTACAAGCATCATGACAACGATGCCGGCCTGACCCTGGCCACATGGGGCGTGGCCTCCGGGCCATACCTGTTCCTGCCGGTGCTGGGGCCGTCCTCCTTCCGTGATGGCATCGGCTACGGCATCGACGTGGGCCTCTCGCCCTGGAACTACGTGCCACGTGGCTACGGGCTGCTGACCTTCAACTGGGCCTATAACATCATGGGCACCATCAACGGCATGGCCACCAATGTCGATGCGCTTGATCAGGTAATGAAGGATTCGCTCGATCCCTACGCCACCATCCGCAGCGCCTACCAGCAGCAGCGCAAGGCGATGGCCGAAGCCATAAAGAACGACCATCGGGCCACCGTGCCTGACTGGTACCACACGAAATAA
- a CDS encoding phospholipid-binding protein MlaC has translation MQRFIPRRHALALLAALATMPVASAWAVDAGAQARSFVTMFGSKLVGVVNSDISLEKKKQDILPLLEQYVDVDAIGRYCLGRYWRTATPDQQARYIKLFHQVLVNAITDKIGDYRGVTFVVGSSAPSGDDTAVSTVINRPGQPGADTQWIISTASGSPKVVDVVGEGASLRLTQRQDYGSFIARNGGNVDALLRALDKQIANHH, from the coding sequence ATGCAGAGATTCATCCCCCGTCGCCACGCACTGGCCCTGCTGGCAGCACTCGCCACCATGCCTGTTGCTTCAGCATGGGCGGTTGATGCCGGCGCGCAGGCCCGTTCCTTCGTCACCATGTTTGGCAGCAAGCTCGTTGGCGTGGTCAACAGCGACATCTCGCTGGAAAAGAAGAAGCAGGACATCCTGCCCCTGCTCGAACAGTATGTGGATGTTGATGCCATCGGTCGCTACTGCCTTGGCCGCTACTGGCGCACCGCCACCCCGGACCAGCAGGCCCGCTACATCAAGCTGTTCCATCAGGTGCTGGTCAACGCCATTACCGACAAGATTGGCGACTATCGCGGCGTGACCTTCGTGGTGGGCTCAAGCGCGCCCTCGGGCGATGACACGGCTGTCTCCACCGTCATCAACCGCCCCGGCCAGCCGGGCGCTGATACGCAGTGGATCATCAGCACCGCCAGCGGCAGCCCCAAGGTGGTGGACGTGGTGGGCGAAGGCGCAAGCCTGCGCCTGACCCAGCGGCAGGATTACGGCTCCTTCATCGCGCGTAATGGCGGCAATGTGGATGCCCTGCTGCGCGCGCTCGACAAGCAGATCGCCAACCACCACTAA